The Magnolia sinica isolate HGM2019 chromosome 10, MsV1, whole genome shotgun sequence genome includes a window with the following:
- the LOC131217675 gene encoding probable sugar phosphate/phosphate translocator At5g25400 has product MGKGASSSINPTILKKILLSYAYVGIWIFLSFSVIVYNKYILDPKMYDWPFPISLTMIHMLFCSSLAFLLVHAFHFVDLPSSMTREVYLNSVVPIGALYSLSLWFSNSAYIYLSVSFIQMLKALMPVAVYSISVLFRKESFRSDTMANMLSISFGVAIAAYGEARFDSWGVALQLGAVAFEATRLVLIQILLTSKGISLNPITSLYYVAPCCLAFLFVPWVLVEFPVLRETSSFRLDFVIFGTNSLCAFALNLGVFLLIGKTSALTMNVAGVVKDWLLIAFSWSVIRDMVTTLNLIGYGLAFLGVAYYNHSKLQAMKAKEAQKKSTQADEEEGGLLEDREGEGIGRKSDSQA; this is encoded by the coding sequence ATGGGAAAAGGCGCCTCCTCTTCCATCAACCCCACCATCCTGAAGAAGATCCTGCTATCATACGCGTACGTGGGCATATGGATCTTCCTATCATTCTCGGTGATCGTGTACAACAAATACATCCTCGACCCTAAGATGTACGACTGGCCCTTTCCCATCTCCCTCACCATGATCCACATGCTTTTCTGCTCGTCCCTTGCCTTCCTACTCGTTCACGCCTTCCACTTCGTTGACCTCCCTTCTTCCATGACCCGCGAGGTCTACCTTAATTCAGTAGTCCCCATTGGAGCTCtctactccctctctctctggtTCTCTAACTCTGCCTACATTTACCTCTCTGTCTCCTTCATCCAGATGCTCAAAGCCCTAATGCCTGTCGCTGTCTACTCCATCTCCGTCCTCTTCAGGAAGGAGTCCTTCAGATCCGACACCATGGCCAACATGCTCTCCATCTCCTTCGGTGTCGCTATCGCCGCCTATGGCGAGGCCCGCTTCGACTCCTGGGGTGTTGCCCTCCAGCTTGGCGCCGTCGCGTTTGAGGCCACCCGGCTTGTGCTTATCCAGATCCTGCTCACCTCCAAGGGCATCAGCCTCAATCCGATCACGTCACTGTACTACGTTGCACCCTGCTGTTTGGCATTCCTCTTCGTGCCGTGGGTGCTCGTTGAATTCCCTGTTCTCAGGGAGACTTCGAGCTTCAGATTGGATTTTGTTATCTTCGGGACAAACTCTCTGTGTGCGTTTGCACTGAATTTGGGAGTTTTTCTGTTGATCGGGAAGACGTCAGCGCTCACGATGAATGTGGCTGGGGTCGTGAAGGATTGGCTGTTGATTGCGTTCTCGTGGTCAGTGATCAGGGATATGGTCACGACGCTGAATTTGATCGGGTACGGGCTCGCATTCTTGGGGGTCGCATATTACAACCATTCGAAGCTGCAGGCAATGAAGGCGAAGGAGGCTCAGAAGAAGAGCACACAGGCGGATGAGGAGGAGGGTGGGTTGTTGGAGGACAGGGAAGGGGAGGGGATTGGGAGGAAGAGCGATTCACAGGCTTGA